From the Micromonospora lupini genome, one window contains:
- a CDS encoding thymidine kinase: MTDDATAAPTCLAHPFPGQPHAPAGCVAARGLDGRPVHAAALKFFWGPMDCGKSTMALQMNYNHARQGRRGLVTTRIDRSLGPQVTTRIGLAHEAIEVTDDLDLRALVRGRWADGVRVDYLICDEACFYTVEHVEQMAELVDSYDVDVFAFGLATDFRSCLFPAAQRLFELADEVARIQVEVLCWCGREGLLNARVVDGRVVREGAQVVIGDTVDTADVRYQVLCRRHYRSGDLGPRD; this comes from the coding sequence GTGACCGACGACGCCACTGCCGCCCCGACCTGCCTGGCCCACCCCTTCCCCGGCCAGCCGCACGCACCGGCCGGCTGCGTGGCCGCACGCGGGCTCGACGGGCGGCCGGTGCACGCCGCGGCGTTGAAGTTCTTCTGGGGGCCGATGGACTGCGGCAAGTCCACGATGGCGTTGCAGATGAACTACAACCACGCCCGGCAGGGCCGGCGCGGGCTGGTCACCACACGCATCGACAGGTCGCTCGGCCCGCAGGTCACCACCCGCATCGGCCTGGCCCACGAGGCCATCGAGGTCACCGACGACCTGGACCTGCGAGCCCTGGTCCGGGGCCGGTGGGCCGACGGGGTCCGCGTCGACTACCTGATCTGCGACGAGGCGTGCTTCTACACCGTCGAGCACGTCGAGCAGATGGCCGAGCTGGTCGACAGCTACGACGTGGACGTGTTCGCGTTCGGCCTCGCCACCGACTTCCGGTCCTGCCTGTTCCCCGCCGCGCAGCGCCTGTTCGAGTTGGCCGACGAGGTGGCACGCATCCAGGTCGAGGTGCTCTGCTGGTGCGGCCGTGAGGGCCTGCTCAACGCGCGGGTCGTCGACGGTCGGGTGGTCCGCGAGGGCGCGCAGGTCGTCATCGGCGACACCGTCGACACCGCCGACGTGCGCTACCAGGTGCTGTGCCGCCGGCACTACCGCAGCGGCGACCTCGGCCCCCGCGACTGA